The DNA region TGAAACAATTCAGTGAGCTATGTAAATGCCAGCTTGcataaatttgttaatatcaaAGGCTACCATACACAAAGTgagatacatacatacatatgcatTATGTGTAGACTGAGATGTTTATTGTGTATATACAAACACGGTTACTTAACCCAGTTCTGACAATAAATAATGGTTAACATAAAACCTCTCGACATTGGCACAGTTATCTTCGAAATTATTGAGTACCGTGATCTTCTATTTTACAAATAGTGGCCTGTGTGCTACAATCTTTCAAAACTGCTTTATGATCGAAGAGGGTCACCTCGGAGACCATTATCATCATAAATATTTCGTTCCCTGTGTTAGAGATCTGTTGGATACAAATTTCAACGGACAAATAATCCGTTGCTGAGATTATTGCTCTATCCATTCCGAGTATTATTCAACCGCGAAACGCAATCAatgaatgaaaaaatttatcAGAGTTATGGTGTCGCGACCTCCTTCGCGTGGCACCGTTTGTTCCTCGTGTGTGCGAGTAAATATGGAGGCTAAACGTGCATTTTTCGTCCTTCTATCAAATAAACTGCTGTCATGGAACCCTGGATACCCTTGCTTATCGTGCAAATAACCGAGCAACAGGAACGGCAGGCGAGGTGAGACGGAAATATGAAGTTAAAATTAGGTTGTGCTTTTGTTGTTTCTGCTCTCTTCTCATGCGTTCGACCCAATAAACACGCAATTACGTTTACGTAgaacgcggatctttatgcatataAAGTTGGATGTATGTAGAAACCgtaataaaatagaaatgtgCAGAATAGTTAACCTACATCCCCTTTTTCTGTTTGGTTCTCGTAAAATTCTTGTCCCAAGCTGTTTCGTGGATGTCGAAAATAACGAACAATATTTTCAAGTATTCcgaataataatttacatataattctttgaatttttcgAGATTCACTAGGAATTTTCTTTTAATCtacaaataatacaaaaattgagAAATATTTCGAATTGAAAGCGGTATTGTCTAtacattaaaatttcaatcgTGAAGATAAGTGACTAAAAATTGTGAATGGGACATTTATTTAGCTTCAAATTTGAAGAAATGTGGGTAAGCCTAGGTAATTGGCACCAGTCTTTTTCTCGACAGTAATagaacaaattgcaaaaaaagtGTCGGCCGCACGTTCTCCTAATAACACAATGTTCACCGATGAGAAATGCTTTTATCGAGCGATAAGTTATGTCGAATAGGCGTTCTATCGAGGAACGCGCCGGTGTTCCTTTCACTAAAGCGGTTCTCAATTGCGTGGGGGAAACGGACCATCGCTTTCTGAAATGATTCTTTATACGGCTGGAGAACCTCGTCCGGTGATATACTTTTATCATGATGCAATACACCTGTGCTATACACGCCACCCCGGAATGTAAGCGATAGTGGACTTACCCAAGCGGTTCCGAGGCTTCGCTTCGAGAACGATCTCCCCCAGGTAGCAGGTACATTTCCTTGCGAAGGACACGCCAATTTCGTTTACTGTTTTCATGTTTGTTAAATAAACGCTGTCAACAGAAAAACAAAATATTGATAACGACGCTAATATAGAAAAAAAACAGGCTCGAAACAAGGGTTTTatattgcagatttttatgcaaattaaaatgtTTCTAAATCAATTGTAGGgaacagaaaataaataaaaatgtattccttctttttctctcttaaaTTCGTTTAATGTTTTCAGTTTTCTATCTCACGTTTGTTTCATAACGtttgttatgaatgcataaaatccgcattgaGAAATCAAATTTCAAGTTCTTTGATTGAAATTTAAACTTACCATTTCCTCCACAATGATTGCAAATTTTCCGATCTATATGGTAAAATTGACTTTAAGCCGGCATCGTTGCCCAGAATTAATACCGGCTCGCTTTGTGCTCCATTCTCCAAGATGGACTCCATTTCTTTGTAAATGATGGTTGCTTGAATGTCCTGTTGTAGTTCAACGTAGATCAGAAATAATCTGTAAAAGATAATTTTGTAACTCAACATCGTAACTCAAgtaaattaactttattatagaaaatttcGTAGTTCTCTCACCTGTGATACGATCTAGGATCATTCGTGATTAATTTCAGACAACCACCTCCCTCGTAAGACATTTGATTGTGAAATTCAAAATAATTCAAATCTTGTATGggtaatttattttcaatattcgcAACGTTTCCTAATATTCGAATAACGTTCTTTATCGTCTCGTAGACGTATTCTATTGGAGTTTTCGATGTTTCCTTTTTCTCGTCCTTCTGTTTCGATGCAAGTAATCGAGGTACACGAGTGAATTTTAAATGTGGTATAGGTACAGAAATCTGAGGCTTTTGCTTTGATAGATTGTAAAATGGTTTCTGTCCAAAAATTATCTTCCCATCTATGACACGTCTTTCCAATTGTATCTGTAAGCAATTTAGGTTTCTAGTCACGTTAATTTACagcaatatatttaaatatctcaTATCTCAATTTACCTCTCCACAGTTATAATAGGAACTACCGCTTCCGTGGCAGAAAGATGTTTTGAACGTTTCATTTTCATAAATAGGAATATGAATGTATAAATATGGGAAAAGTTGAGTCCAGAAAATGTTCTCCAACTCATAGAATGTTTTAGGCCCGAAAAATTCGTGGGTCCAACCAGATGCAAAAATGGCAACTGACAATTCTTGTTGTCGTATCTGCTGTAGAGCCTgtgatataaaatattacagtCAAACACTAGTCTGTCTAACTCATTGTCAGATATGATGTTATTAAAAAACTATTACACTTACAGTGGCTGAATTGAATCCTCCACCCGATGGACAACCTCTTCCCCAAACATCTAATCCTACATAGATGTCTTTGATGTTTCGATTACGACTTTTTGCTAAAGTACAGCTGTTTTCCAGCTTAGACTTGGTCCAATTGTAATTTAGGTAAATACCATCACAAGATACAAAAAAGTCTCTGGAAttataaattcaaatttaaataatttggaAATACAGAAGCACACAAACAATCAACTTACATGTTTGAATCATTTAGCTCGTTTTGCCACTTCAGCTTTCCTGCATTGGTTACACTGTCGTACCAAATAATTTCAGAATCTTTAATTTCTACGTGAATATGCTCTGTTAGATACtccataaaatatattaaattgctGATCTGTTCagttttaatttcattttcgacATTCAATAACCAGCCTTCAAATTTATAAAACTTTGAAACATAGATTAGAGCCTCCGCGAACTTTCTTGCTGTTTCCTTTGATTCTAGTATCTGCTCCCAGATACCTTGTCGTTCTGTTATTACAGTACCAAGAACTTTTACACCATGTTCGTGTGCTGCGTTGATCCATCCGAAGGGTGGAATAGTTATGAAATGATGACTAAAGTATACAAATGTGTCTACAACGCTCCAGTGATAAAACAAATAAGATTCATAAGAATCTGCACCATCtataaatctggaaaaataaTTGCACGTATTAATCActacaaaatatcaaaatttCAGTAGATATTACCTGTCGTCAAGGTAACCACCTTTCATATCATGACAAAGCAATGTTTTAGGACGTTCGTCTCTATCgaactttgctaattgtattTCACGATTGTTTACATCAAAGCCGTCGTACACATAATCCGTGCATTCCCTTAATTCCGTAATTTCTGGCcacgattttaaatggtccacGTTTTCGTACAACTCTTGCAAACTCTTAAAGGGTCGAGCTTCTCCGACTGCAGCCTCCATCCTTACGATTTGTTCTGTTTCACGAACAACTTTGAACTAATTTCCAACTGATGTGATTACACAAAGCATTTCCTTCCACTATATATTGCCGGAAGAATTATGACAATAGTGCATATCAACTGATAGCATTTGTGGTAAGTAGAACTAGTGTATGACTACGCACACAAGTGTGCCGCAGCATTATCTAGCAGCTGTTAACATGGATAACATAACGAGTATATCCTAATATTTATCTGAAATAAAATAGATACGAGATAATATGTTGCGTTTACGATACAGAATcacaaagaaataataaatcaatTCATTACGTTAACACACGTGTACACTCAATGTTTATTAATGCACAAGAACACTTACAGAATACTTTTCATCTATGAATCGCGCGAGAATTCTATTGAATTCTATCGCAATAGATTTCTCGAAGCGAACATAACCACGTAAATAGCATTTAACGTACGTAATAGACATTTGAATCATATGACCAACACCGGCTTACTTAACCTCACCCACTTGTAGTGTATGTAAATAGTCTCAGACCACATGCACAGTAGACTGTCGGCAAGTAtagtaaattatattcatatattgTAGTTTCAGTTTGTGCTACCAAAGGACCTGCTCATCAACGCCATTTTGCCTTTTCATCCCCTTTCCTTTTACATTTCGAATTTCTACTAAATTAATTGAATGCAAGATGGATTATGCAGCTGGAACCATTTCGATTATTACCAATTATTACGTAAGCAATGACTGTGCTGGAAAATGTTTCAGGTAAGCGTTGAATGATTTCGATTCGCGATAATTGAATGCGATTGATTCATCTGTGAGTTCATGCGCACAGGACGTTCAAAGGTCACGCTTGATTCTTTAAATGGTTACCGATGTTATGATGTTATCAAAAATAttggaaatcaattttcacacttcattttaatttttggaatcCTCTTTCAACGGCAGTTTGTCGCCTTTTCAATTGTGAATCAAATGAAGGAATATTAAAAAAGGTTGCGGACACGTTTTAACCTCAAAATGGCGGAGAATTTGATGATTCAATGGCAGTAATGActagatattttaaataattctaattatATAATGCTAATAATCTGCCATCCGAGGGTATtatcactaaacctaccaattattgaaattgcgtAGAGATGCGTTTTCacgaaaaatgatttaatagatttaataaaaattgtacaaagttGAAATACATTGAAACTCGTTATTTTGCTAAGGCAACGCGTACCTAGCCACTTTTAATGCTTGGTAGGTGTTGAAGTTGAAGATAAGCAGAAACGAAACTGATCTACTTTGAACATAAACAAAATGGTGTGAAATGACGAGCAGGGGGAGCAAAAATGTGGGCATATCGTAAGATCTTCCTTTATTTAGTGTACACAACCATGTTCAAGAAGGTAATTTCCCACGGATACGCAGGGAGACGTAATAGTTTGTGGGATGATTGGAAGACGTACGAGATCGTCACGCAACTCTAAACATCaatgaaaaaaagagaaaaacaaaCTGTCATGGTGGTCCCGCGGGTATAGGTTTACCGAGCAAACTTGAAGTTTGTGGGTCTAGGTGCGAGGAATGCGGGTACAATTCCAATTCGAGGATGGGAGTACATAGAGGATCTGGGAAGATGGGGATAAAGAGGATCTGGGGGTCTCATAAACTGatcaatttttctcgaaattcatGGGCAAAGCACATTTTCCTCTTCTTCATTTCGCACACGCTATGAAGACCTCAGCTCCGCTCGGTAAAGCTATACATCGCTTTTTCTACTTATGTTTCCCGGTTTTTCTCGAGCTTTCCCCGTTTCTCGAGTGCCACTATTCGACAGGGGATTGTCTACGGTTCCCGTTCTCAAACcatacaattaaaaaatactttaaTCTTCCACGCTTTCCGCCGTTCATTGTCATTTAAGCGAACCCCTAAAAAAAACGGGATTAATGTTGTTCGACGATAAATTTTCTCGTTGCAAGGAGCGAACTCGACACCGTCATTCGAAACTCTCCTCCCGTTCTTCTATTCTATCCCTTATCGTTATTACTCTCGCGAATACGATTGTTACCCCCCCCCTTTCCTCTAAATATTGTAAAACCTTTAGACAAAGTTACTTTTTTTCCCCGggatatatatgcatatacatatatatatcacATTGGATTGCTATCTAACTACGCCTCTAACTATAAACAATGAATCTCGTCGTCGTCGCaaaaaaagtatatatatatagttacgCTCGACTCGCTCTTCTCGTCCCCCTCGACGCTACCATAGGTCGCTAACTATAATGCGTGTCGAGCTGAGTTCACTATTCACCCTAGAACTCCTAGATTGCGTCGAAGATTCTCGAGAAAGAAGagtatcattttttatttattcttgtGCACAGAGAAAATTTACTTACGTTGAAGTTTGGGGGGGAGTTAGAGCGATGGACAGAGGTTTTCGCAGAAAATTTTCTCATTGTCATTGCACGGTGAAATGTGAATGATTTTTTTCAAGGCAATCTCCGATGCAAGCAGACTACCTTAGGCGTTTCAGGGTTGAGTTTCTTATTGGTTCGAAGATAGATCATTTGCGGAGACAGATCGTTCCCTAGATCTTAAGAGGTTATATTGATTGTTATTGTGCAAAGTTTACCCGACGAAATTGTTCAGAACTTTTCGAAGAAGAGTGGCTCTTATAATCGTAATATAATAATGAGATTGTTTCGTCCATCTTCTATGGTCACACTGCGTTTTTCGGGGTTACAGAGTCTCGTTCCGAATAACAACGGAGAACAAAGGGCAGTTAAGGtcgataaatagactgcggattttgtgcattt from Lasioglossum baleicum chromosome 11, iyLasBale1, whole genome shotgun sequence includes:
- the LOC143213699 gene encoding cytosolic endo-beta-N-acetylglucosaminidase-like isoform X1 — translated: MEAAVGEARPFKSLQELYENVDHLKSWPEITELRECTDYVYDGFDVNNREIQLAKFDRDERPKTLLCHDMKGGYLDDRFIDGADSYESYLFYHWSVVDTFVYFSHHFITIPPFGWINAAHEHGVKVLGTVITERQGIWEQILESKETARKFAEALIYVSKFYKFEGWLLNVENEIKTEQISNLIYFMEYLTEHIHVEIKDSEIIWYDSVTNAGKLKWQNELNDSNIDFFVSCDGIYLNYNWTKSKLENSCTLAKSRNRNIKDIYVGLDVWGRGCPSGGGFNSATALQQIRQQELSVAIFASGWTHEFFGPKTFYELENIFWTQLFPYLYIHIPIYENETFKTSFCHGSGSSYYNCGEIQLERRVIDGKIIFGQKPFYNLSKQKPQISVPIPHLKFTRVPRLLASKQKDEKKETSKTPIEYVYETIKNVIRILGNVANIENKLPIQDLNYFEFHNQMSYEGGGCLKLITNDPRSYHRLFLIYVELQQDIQATIIYKEMESILENGAQSEPVLILGNDAGLKSILPYRSENLQSLWRKCVYLTNMKTVNEIGVSFARKCTCYLGEIVLEAKPRNRLDRWDSTDCVNRITEYGVY